The genomic window TGGCCATTCCGGTGAACCTGTTCGACGCGATGCGCGTAGTCTTGAGCAAGGCGCCCCCATGTCCGGAAACGAGCCACCCATGACAGAGCGCCTCAACGTAGGCCAGATCGCGTTGCTCGTCGTCTACGCGACCGGCATGACGGCGGGCCAGCTCCTGTTCAAGGCCGCCGCGCTGCGTGTCGACGACGGCCATCCCTTGTCCAAGCGTGCGCTGCTACTGTTGCAGGATGCACCGTTTATCGGCGCCATCGCGCTCTATTCGGCGCTATCCGTCCTGTGGGTCTGGCTTTTGACGTTCACGCCGCTGTCGCGCGCGTATCCGTTCGTAGCGATTGCGTTTGCGCTGACGCCCGTCCTCGGCGCGCTGGTGTTCGCCGAGCCGCTGTCGGCGCGTCTCCTGGTCGGAATCGCGGTGATCGCCTGCGGTCTTGTGCTTGTTGTGGGTTGATGAGACATGAACAGCCGGATTCGCAATCCCTGGGTCGTTGTCGCGGCGTACAATGAAGCGCCGGTGGTCGGCAGCGTCGTGTCCGACATTCGCCGCGCGGGATACGCCGTCGTCGTAGTCGATGACGGCTCCAGCGACCGCACCGGCGACCTCGCGTTGCTCGCAGGCGCGGTCGTCGTCCGGCATCCGATCAACCTCGGACAAGGCGCTGCGCTGCAGACCGGCATCGACTACGCCCTCGAGCAGCGTGCGGATGCGCTCGTCACGTTCGACGCCGACGGCCAGCATTCAACCGCGGCCATCGCAGCGCTGCTCGCGGCGATCGAGCAGTCCGGCATCGATTTCGCGCTCGGCAGCCGCTTTCTCATCGGTGCGACCGCAAATCTGCCGATGTCGCGCCGCATCCTGCTCAGCGCCGCGCTCTGGTTCACGCGCGCGAGCACCGGACTGCCGGTCACCGATACCCACAATGGCCTTCGGGCGATGACAGCGCGCGGCGCCCGCGCGATCTCCCTGCGACAGAACCGAATGGCGCACGCGTCCGAGATCCTGCACCAGATCGCGCAGAGCCGCCTGCGCTTTGTCGAGGTGCCGGTGAACATCGAGTACAGCGCCTATTCGCTGGGCAAGGGTCAACGCATTACCGATGCGCTGGCCATCGTGATCGATCTGTTTGCGCGGAGGCTCTACCGATGATCGCGCAGCTGTTGCTAACGGCCCTTCTGGCCTTGGTTCTTATCTACGCCTGGTCGGTGCATCGAACGGTGCCGATCATCGGCCTGCTCGCGAGCAACGCTGCGCTCGCCGGCCTCTACTTCGTCTGGGTGCCGGAGCATGCCAACGCGCTTGCGGCCTTTGTGGGAATCGGCCGCGGCTCCGACCTCATCGTCTACACCTGGGTCGTGATCAGCCTGCTCATCATGCTCAACTTGCATCTAAAGCTGCGGCTCCAGCTCGACATGATCACGCGGCTTGCGCGCGCCGTGGCGATCAATCGCGCCAAGGACCGGCTTGAGACAGGCCCGCCGCGAAAACGTCGCCCGGCCATGTTGGGCAGAATGGCCGAGGCTTCCCCGATCGAATTGCAGGCGAAGAAGTAGATGCCATTGCCAAGCCGCGCCGGAACTTGGCGTCACTCACCGAGCCCGCGATGATTGGCGTAGATCCTGGCGAACGGGCGGCCAAATCGCGTGACCTCGTCAACCAGTACGGCCGTCGTGCCGTCGGCACAAGGCCAGCGCTCGGTGGCGATCAGGTAGTCGGCCTCTTCCACATGTGTTTCAGCAATCCAGTTGCGTCGGAACATCACGCCTGCGAGTTGCTCGCGCCAGGCCAGGCAGAGGAGCACGCGCGGTGGATCGCCCGCGAACCGGCCTTCGGCGTCAATTCGATCCTCGAGGCGGCGCAGCGCCTCGGGAGCCGCCATGCTCCAATAGTCGAGGTCGAAACGGCCGTAAGCGCCGGCGATGCCGCCTGCCAGACTGTTCATCGCGATATATTCGAGCGGGTGCAGGATGACGAGCGTCACCACGAGGGCGGCCGCGTGCGCGCCCCCGAGGGCCACGGGCACAATCGGAAGGCGTCGCAAGAAGGGCAAGAGGCTCGTGAGCCCGCGCGCGGCCACGACGGCGAGCATTGGGATCACGAACAATACATGGCGGACACCGTCATAGAGCGTCGAGCCCTGCAGGATGAGCACCGCGATAGGCCCGAACGCCGCCACACTGACGACCAGCACCGCGCGCGATCCTGCGAGCTCGGCCGCGACTGGTCGCAGCCCCACGAAGCCGGACCGGCGCAGGGCGCCGAGGGTGGCGCGGGTCCACGACGCTGCAGCACCGATCCAGACCGCCATGCCGAGCAACAGCAACGCCAAAAAGCCCTCAGGCAGACGCGCCAGGAGCTGTCCGGGGATGTACCAGGCGGGCACGTTATCGGTGAACGTGAGCCGGCCCCAATTCTGGAATTCAAACGAGGTGTCGAGCGTACCAAAGTGCCGATAGGCCTCGAGGAATTGTATGAGCGGATTTCCAATCTGCAACCACGGCCAGAGCGCAATCGCCGTCAGCCAGGCGATGAGGATGACGAGCAACGTATGCAAGGCGATTTGGCGCAATTGGCCATAGCCCGCGCGGCCATGGCGCAGCAGCGCCTCGAGCGCGCACAGGCTCATGCCGCCGACGAGGTAGGCGTGCGTGATCACCCCGCCGGTGCGCGTCGCGATGGCGAGGCCAGTGGCAAGGCCCGTTGCGAGGGTCAGAGGCCAGCTCGGCACCTCCTGCCGCACCATCAGGACGATCGCGAGCGTCGACCAGCTCATGGCGAACAGGAACGGCACGTCGATCGGGGCGAAGAACAGGTTGCCGTACAGGTAGCCGGTCAGCAGGCACAGGGTGAGCGCCATCAACCCAGCCCAGCGCCCGACGGTGAGCCATGCCATCGGCACGACAGCGGCGAGCCCAGCGAGGCCAAACAGGAAGGTCGTCGCGTGCCGGACCGTGATCGGGCTCGCGAGATCAAGCGACTGCACGGCCGCGACGAGCACCTGAAACCACGGTCCATACATCCACAGATACTCTTCGACCGTCTCGAACTGAGACCGGTCCGCAAAAGCGCTCGTGTACCAGCCAAGTGCCTTGGGACCGTACTCGTCGGTGTTGAATTCGTCGGTGGACAGCCCGTAATCCGCGGCGGTCACAAGCCCGATGACCAAGGCCACGCCCAGCACAAGGAGCACAAGCAACGTCTCGGCATGGCGAGCAGCAATTGCGAGGCCGAGTTTCGGCCTCACAAACCCAGAGCCGTCGTCATCCACGCGTTCAAGCGCCATGCATTGCCTCGCGATCGAGCGGCTGCACGAGGAATTCGAGCGGCGGATCAAGATGCAGACGGCCATCGGCCGACACTGTCGCCCGCATCACATCAGGCGACATCCCGCTCACTCGCTTAATCGCGACCGAACCGCAGCGCACCTCAGGTGTTATCCTTCGCTGGGCTTTCATAACACGCCTTAGGGAACTTTGTTCCGAACCGTCAATCAGGTCGCCCAGGGTGGATTAGCGATGGCGATCCTTATCACCGGAGGTGCCGGATACATTGGGAGCCATATGGCACACGAACTCGCTGATCGTGGCGAACAAACCATCGTAATCGATGATTTCTCATCGGGCCTCAAATGGGCAATACCCTCCGGAGTTCCCGTTTTCCTTGGAGACATCGGCGATCAGCGGCGAGTTGCTCCGCTGATCGCGAAGTATGGAATTTCGGACATCATTCATTTTGCGGCGTCGGCAGTTGTTGCGGAGTCGGTTGCCGATCCGCTTCGATACTATCGCAACAACACCGTAAATTCCCGAAACCTGATCGAGGTCGCAATCAGGAGTGGGGTACAGCGCTTCATCCTCTCGTCTACGGCTGCGGTGTACGGGAATCCGCCGGAAAATCCTGTCACTGAAGAAACCCCCGTTGCGCCCGTATCACCTTACGGCTCATCCAAATTGATGGCCGAAACAATGCTGCGTGATGCTGCGCGCGCTCATGGCCTACGCTACGTCATCTTGAGGTATTTCAACGTAGCAGGCGCCGATCCTGCTCTGCGCACTGGACAGACAACGCGGGGGGCAACGCATCTTATCAAGGTTGCAGCTGAAACCGCCGTGGGTCTGCGAGAGAAGATGCAGGTGTTCGGCACCGATTATCCCACGCCCGACCGCACCTGCATTCGCGACTATATCCACGTGAGCGACCTCGTAAACGCCCATTGTCATGCGCTTTCATATCTGCGCGGTGGTGGAGAATCCCTGACGCTAAATTGCGGCTATGGCCGCGGTTTTTCGGTTTTGCAGGTGATCGACGCCATGCGGCACGAATCCGGAAACGACTTTCCCGTCGAACTTGCCGCCCGCCGGCCTGGCGATCCGGCAGAGATCGTGGCCTCAGCGGAACGGATGCGCAGACTGCTTGGCTGGCGGCCTCAATGGGATGATCTTTCCCTGATCGTCCGTCACGCGCTCGCTTGGGAACGCAAACTATTGGCACAAGGTAACGCAAGGCTCCCTCCAGAGAATTTCAGCCAGTCCCGTTCCGTCCGATTGTCGGCGAGGTGAGATGTGGGACAAGCGACTGCGCGCGGAAGAACACTCATTCATCCAAGAACAGAACACGCGCCGGCGATGAGCCTGGTGATGGAAATCGTGCCATGGCGCGCACGTTTTCCGCCTGCCGGGTGCGGGACTAGCGACGAGATCGGCGAGAAGGTGGGCCATGCGCAGAGGAGTCCTTGTTTGTCTAGCTGGCGACAGCCGCGACTCAAGAACCCCCTTTACCGGCCGCCACAAGCCGGACTCGGCCTTCCCTACGAGCGCATATTCTGTAACCGCTCATTATGCGAATTGAGCCGACAAGTCGCAAAACTTCGCTGATGCAGTCGGCTGTGAGTCAGTCAGGGAGTCTAACGGGGGGCGGCATCGTAGAATGTCGCAGAACATCGCCGAATATCGTCAACGGCGCTCCCTAGCGAAGTGGCAGGGTCGAGCAAGATTAGGCACTTGGCTGCGCAAACATCGGTAAAGGTCGCTTAAACCGGCCATTGATCCGATACGGCTTTTTCCATATTGCGCAAACGCATCGGCAGGATTTCGCCACGCGAGTGTCACATTTTTTCGGCCCCGCAAGGCAAGGTCACGCGGTACCCGCATTGAACCGCGTGAGCACGGGTTTTTACCCGCGACTCTGTCTCCCTACCTTGTCAGCGACAGCTATTGCCTACCGCCTCCATCTTTTGCCGCAGCTCAGCGAGCGCACGCGCATCGGGCTCCGTCCTCAGTTGTCTGTAGGTCGTTCCGTCGGCCGCCTTTCCGCTGACGCATGTACAGTAGCCCTGAACTTGTGCTTCTGTCGCAGTTTGACTGATCGAGCGTTGTTTTCGAACACAAGAAGATTGAACGCCCGCGACAAACGTTTTTCGGATCTCTCCACTGATTACGTCGTCGCTCGCGAAGAAAATCTCTCCATAGACAAAGAGAGCTAACCACACTCCCACGAGAAGCGCCGCGAATGTGGCCGCCCAAGCAACAGCACTGGCGCTCGACTTTGATTGTCGCCTGTTGAATAGATTTCGCACTAAGGCGATCAAGACAAAGATGAGCGGCGCTGCCAGAGTTTGACCGACTAGATAGCTGATCGTCCCAGCGCTGCGAGCGTGTGCATAGTTCGCAAGTTCAAAACCTCGGCCGTTTGCAACCTGAATTACTAG from Bradyrhizobium zhanjiangense includes these protein-coding regions:
- a CDS encoding glycosyltransferase family 2 protein translates to MNSRIRNPWVVVAAYNEAPVVGSVVSDIRRAGYAVVVVDDGSSDRTGDLALLAGAVVVRHPINLGQGAALQTGIDYALEQRADALVTFDADGQHSTAAIAALLAAIEQSGIDFALGSRFLIGATANLPMSRRILLSAALWFTRASTGLPVTDTHNGLRAMTARGARAISLRQNRMAHASEILHQIAQSRLRFVEVPVNIEYSAYSLGKGQRITDALAIVIDLFARRLYR
- a CDS encoding DUF2304 domain-containing protein produces the protein MIAQLLLTALLALVLIYAWSVHRTVPIIGLLASNAALAGLYFVWVPEHANALAAFVGIGRGSDLIVYTWVVISLLIMLNLHLKLRLQLDMITRLARAVAINRAKDRLETGPPRKRRPAMLGRMAEASPIELQAKK
- the galE gene encoding UDP-glucose 4-epimerase GalE — its product is MAILITGGAGYIGSHMAHELADRGEQTIVIDDFSSGLKWAIPSGVPVFLGDIGDQRRVAPLIAKYGISDIIHFAASAVVAESVADPLRYYRNNTVNSRNLIEVAIRSGVQRFILSSTAAVYGNPPENPVTEETPVAPVSPYGSSKLMAETMLRDAARAHGLRYVILRYFNVAGADPALRTGQTTRGATHLIKVAAETAVGLREKMQVFGTDYPTPDRTCIRDYIHVSDLVNAHCHALSYLRGGGESLTLNCGYGRGFSVLQVIDAMRHESGNDFPVELAARRPGDPAEIVASAERMRRLLGWRPQWDDLSLIVRHALAWERKLLAQGNARLPPENFSQSRSVRLSAR